One genomic segment of Labilithrix sp. includes these proteins:
- the rplF gene encoding 50S ribosomal protein L6, with product MSNEAATPTAPLRQSRVGKRPIALPKGVTVTVANGKVDVKGPKGQLSRPLTPNVKVEIANNEVSIKPTVDGRDGARFQGLARSIINGMVEGTSNGYTKTLQLVGTGYRAEVKGKILNLQLGFSHQINYPIPEGVTVQIPGDSKGTIVILTGSNKEVMGQTAAKIRGFRPPEPYGGKGVRYQGEKVREKAGKAASKGK from the coding sequence ATGAGCAACGAAGCAGCCACTCCCACCGCGCCGCTCCGCCAGTCGCGCGTCGGCAAGCGCCCGATCGCGCTCCCGAAGGGCGTCACCGTCACCGTCGCCAACGGCAAGGTCGACGTGAAGGGCCCGAAGGGCCAGCTCTCGCGCCCGCTCACGCCGAACGTGAAGGTCGAGATCGCGAACAACGAGGTCTCGATCAAGCCCACCGTCGACGGCCGCGACGGCGCCCGCTTCCAGGGCCTCGCGCGCTCGATCATCAACGGCATGGTCGAGGGCACCTCCAACGGCTACACGAAGACGCTGCAGCTGGTCGGCACGGGTTACCGCGCCGAGGTGAAGGGCAAGATCCTGAACCTCCAGCTCGGCTTCTCGCACCAGATCAACTACCCGATCCCCGAGGGGGTCACCGTCCAGATCCCGGGCGACTCCAAGGGCACCATCGTCATCTTGACGGGGTCGAACAAGGAAGTCATGGGCCAGACCGCCGCGAAGATCCGCGGGTTCCGCCCGCCGGAGCCGTACGGCGGCAAGGGCGTTCGTTACCAGGGCGAGAAGGTCCGCGAGAAGGCCGGCAAGGCCGCCTCGAAGGGCAAGTAA
- the rpsH gene encoding 30S ribosomal protein S8, which translates to MSMTDPISDFLARIRNGALARKDRVDMPHSFLKKNIADVLKQEGYVDDVRESDGEGKKTLTVVLRYGRGKDSAIDGLRRVSAPGRRVYVRHDRIPRVRSGMGISILSTSHGVMTDRQAREQKVGGELLCEVW; encoded by the coding sequence ATGAGCATGACCGATCCGATCTCGGACTTCCTCGCGCGTATCCGCAACGGCGCCCTTGCTCGCAAGGACCGCGTGGACATGCCGCACTCGTTCCTGAAGAAGAACATCGCCGATGTCCTCAAGCAGGAAGGTTATGTCGACGACGTCCGCGAGAGCGACGGCGAAGGCAAGAAGACCCTCACCGTCGTCCTCCGCTACGGCCGCGGCAAGGACAGCGCGATCGACGGGCTCCGTCGCGTGTCGGCTCCGGGCCGCCGCGTCTACGTCCGCCACGACCGCATCCCGCGCGTCCGCAGCGGCATGGGCATCTCGATCCTCTCGACCTCGCACGGCGTCATGACCGACCGTCAGGCGCGCGAGCAGAAGGTCGGCGGCGAGCTCCTCTGCGAGGTCTGGTGA
- a CDS encoding type Z 30S ribosomal protein S14 produces the protein MARACQFAKLNRPPKFEVRHVNRCKVCGRSRGYYRKFELCRVCLRLYALRGEIPGVIKASW, from the coding sequence ATGGCTCGTGCGTGTCAGTTTGCGAAGCTCAATCGACCCCCGAAGTTCGAGGTCCGCCACGTGAACCGCTGCAAGGTCTGCGGCCGCTCACGCGGCTACTACCGCAAGTTCGAACTGTGCCGCGTCTGCCTGCGGCTCTATGCACTCCGCGGCGAGATCCCCGGCGTCATCAAGGCGAGCTGGTGA
- the rplE gene encoding 50S ribosomal protein L5: MADEKKPKGEKKGKGKEQRGGSQAVIAPANTSNTQAIAARFATKYRDEAVPALQKQFNYTNPMEVPRLEKIVVNMGLGQAVTNPKIIDSGVDELRAVTGQKPVVTRAKKAIASFKLREGIPIGAMVTLRSEKMWEFLDRLISVALPRTRDFRGVSRKAFDGKGNYTLGLKEQIIFPEIDYDRIDVIKGLNISFVTSAKTDEEGRALLQAMGMPFRAA, translated from the coding sequence ATGGCTGACGAGAAGAAGCCCAAGGGCGAGAAGAAGGGCAAGGGCAAGGAGCAGCGCGGCGGAAGCCAGGCTGTCATCGCGCCCGCCAACACGTCGAACACGCAGGCGATCGCCGCGCGCTTCGCGACGAAGTACCGCGACGAGGCGGTGCCGGCGCTGCAGAAGCAGTTCAACTACACGAACCCGATGGAGGTCCCGCGCCTCGAGAAGATCGTGGTGAACATGGGCCTCGGCCAGGCCGTCACGAACCCGAAGATCATCGACTCGGGCGTCGACGAGCTCCGCGCCGTCACCGGCCAGAAGCCGGTCGTCACCCGCGCCAAGAAGGCGATCGCGAGCTTCAAGCTCCGCGAGGGGATCCCGATCGGCGCGATGGTCACGCTCCGCAGCGAGAAGATGTGGGAGTTCCTCGACCGCCTCATCTCCGTCGCGCTCCCGCGCACGCGTGACTTCCGCGGCGTCTCGCGCAAGGCGTTCGACGGCAAGGGCAACTACACCCTCGGTCTCAAGGAGCAGATCATCTTCCCCGAGATCGACTACGACCGCATCGACGTCATCAAGGGGCTCAACATCTCCTTCGTGACCTCCGCGAAGACCGACGAAGAGGGGCGCGCGCTCCTCCAGGCCATGGGAATGCCGTTCCGCGCGGCCTGA
- the rplX gene encoding 50S ribosomal protein L24, which translates to MSTQRLQKGDQVIVIAGKDKGKKGKVMRLFIETDRVVVEGVNLVKRHMKPNPRMQQGGILEREQPLAASNVMLVDPKTGKGTRVRIKTDDKGKKVRVAVKSGEEIPSPRKAASAEKAS; encoded by the coding sequence ATGAGCACCCAGCGTCTCCAGAAGGGCGATCAGGTCATCGTGATCGCCGGCAAAGACAAGGGCAAGAAGGGCAAGGTCATGCGTCTCTTCATCGAGACCGACCGCGTCGTCGTCGAGGGCGTGAACCTCGTGAAGCGCCACATGAAGCCCAACCCGCGCATGCAGCAGGGCGGCATCCTCGAGCGCGAGCAGCCGCTCGCGGCCTCGAACGTGATGCTCGTCGACCCGAAGACGGGCAAGGGCACGCGCGTTCGCATCAAGACCGACGACAAGGGCAAGAAGGTCCGCGTCGCGGTGAAGAGCGGCGAGGAGATCCCGTCGCCCCGTAAAGCGGCCTCCGCCGAGAAGGCGAGCTGA
- the rplN gene encoding 50S ribosomal protein L14, translated as MIQMRTNLDVADNSGAKRVQCVKVLGGSRRRYARLGDVIVVAIKETVAGAKVKKGDTAKAVVVRVKDDTSRPDGTSIRFDENSAVLINATLEPIGTRIFGPVARELRGKKFMKIISLAPEVV; from the coding sequence ATGATCCAGATGCGTACCAACCTGGACGTCGCCGACAACTCCGGCGCCAAGCGTGTCCAGTGCGTCAAGGTCCTCGGCGGCTCGCGCCGCCGCTACGCCCGCCTCGGCGACGTCATCGTCGTCGCGATCAAGGAGACCGTCGCCGGCGCGAAGGTGAAGAAGGGCGACACGGCGAAGGCCGTCGTCGTGCGCGTGAAGGACGACACGTCTCGTCCCGACGGCACGTCGATCCGCTTCGACGAGAACTCGGCCGTCCTCATCAACGCGACGCTCGAGCCGATCGGCACCCGCATCTTCGGGCCGGTCGCGCGCGAGCTCCGCGGCAAGAAGTTCATGAAGATCATCTCCCTCGCTCCCGAGGTCGTGTGA